The Gloeomargarita sp. SKYB120 genome contains a region encoding:
- a CDS encoding cobaltochelatase subunit CobN, which yields MNRPRRDLIAALETQAAVWVDQLLQGQPYDPPPGPEAAKVLDWLATTLLPRLRQTPQEITHLLRGLAGEYVPSGPAGAPSRGRPEVLPTGRNFYGVDSRAIPTETAWHLGQQAAQAVIERYTQDQGEYPRTLALSIWGTATIRNGGEDFAEALALLGVRPVWSGVSRRVVGFEILPLSYLGRPRVDVTLRVSGFFRDSFPHLLDLFSQAVRAVAALPESPADNPLAAHVAQDLQAQGWPSDHAYIRVFGPKPGSYGAGLQGLIAAGNWETPADLATAFLNWSAYAYTDQAWGTPALAALRQRLQNTQIVLHNQDNREHDILDSDDYYQFQGGLTVAIRALTGQTPAVYHGDHSRPPYLRIRTLAEELRRVYRTRVVNPKWITAMRRHGYKGAFELAATVDYLFAYDATTGLVDDALYAGIAQAYLLDPDVRTFLTQTNPWALRRLAERLWEAHQRGLWAQAEPALLEHLRSVIHAAEALIEAGGPTAQSSSTAPGDCRVSPDSH from the coding sequence GTGAACAGACCTAGGCGGGACCTGATTGCCGCCCTAGAGACGCAGGCGGCGGTATGGGTGGACCAGCTCCTGCAGGGTCAACCCTACGACCCCCCACCGGGGCCGGAAGCAGCAAAGGTTTTGGACTGGCTGGCGACTACGCTCCTGCCGCGGTTGCGGCAAACGCCCCAGGAAATAACGCATCTGCTGCGGGGATTGGCGGGGGAGTATGTCCCGAGTGGACCAGCAGGAGCGCCAAGCCGAGGTCGTCCTGAAGTGCTGCCCACCGGGCGCAATTTCTATGGAGTGGACAGCCGGGCGATCCCGACGGAAACGGCTTGGCACCTGGGTCAACAGGCGGCTCAGGCGGTGATCGAGCGCTACACGCAGGACCAGGGGGAATACCCCCGCACGCTGGCCCTGTCCATCTGGGGCACAGCAACTATCCGCAATGGGGGCGAAGATTTCGCCGAAGCGCTGGCCCTGTTGGGGGTACGTCCGGTGTGGTCAGGCGTGAGTCGTCGGGTCGTGGGGTTTGAAATTCTTCCCCTGAGTTACCTGGGTCGCCCGCGGGTGGATGTGACGCTGCGGGTGTCGGGCTTTTTCCGCGACAGTTTTCCTCACCTGCTGGATTTGTTCAGCCAGGCGGTGCGGGCGGTGGCAGCTCTGCCGGAATCGCCTGCAGACAATCCCCTGGCGGCCCACGTCGCTCAAGACCTGCAAGCCCAGGGATGGCCCTCCGACCACGCCTATATTCGGGTGTTTGGCCCCAAACCGGGCAGTTACGGCGCTGGACTCCAGGGGCTAATCGCTGCGGGTAACTGGGAGACACCCGCCGATTTGGCAACGGCCTTCCTGAACTGGAGTGCCTATGCCTACACCGACCAGGCGTGGGGCACACCGGCGCTAGCGGCGCTTCGGCAACGCCTGCAAAACACCCAAATCGTGCTCCACAACCAGGACAACCGGGAGCACGACATTCTTGATTCAGATGACTACTACCAGTTCCAAGGGGGCTTGACGGTGGCCATCCGCGCCCTGACCGGACAAACGCCAGCGGTTTATCACGGCGACCACAGCCGCCCGCCCTATCTCCGCATTCGCACCCTTGCTGAGGAGTTGCGACGGGTGTACCGCACGCGGGTGGTCAACCCCAAGTGGATCACGGCGATGCGGCGCCACGGCTACAAGGGCGCATTTGAACTGGCGGCGACGGTGGACTATCTCTTCGCCTACGACGCCACTACCGGCCTGGTGGACGACGCTCTGTACGCGGGCATTGCCCAGGCCTACCTGCTGGACCCCGACGTGCGGACATTCCTTACCCAGACCAACCCTTGGGCGTTGCGCCGCTTGGCCGAACGGTTGTGGGAAGCTCACCAGCGGGGTCTCTGGGCGCAGGCCGAACCGGCGCTTCTGGAACACCTGCGGTCCGTTATCCACGCCGCCGAGGCCCTCATTGAGGCAGGGGGACCCACCGCCCAATCGTCGTCAACAGCTCCCGGGGATTGCAGGGTTTCCCCAGATAGCCATTGA
- a CDS encoding S41 family peptidase, translated as MTERHHLGPYLGLAGLIVGTIASAAPAPLENNPKAILDEAWQIVNTHYVDPQFNRVNWQKVRQDLLSREYTSKAQAYAALRAALQRLGDPYTRFLDPQELQALTNQTAGEFSGVGVRLRLDDAQEPPRLQIADVLENSPAAQAGLQAGDELISIAGRSTRGMTLEDASRLLRGPAGTVLRLEIRRPGDTETRSLQITRAWIETPVVDYTLKREQGRAIGLIRLQGFNAHAAEQMRKALQALQQQGAQAYILDLRGNPGGLLSASIEITRMWLSQGRIVSTVGRQGEREVFQANGTAFVQEPLAVLVDHRSASASEILAGALQDHKRAVVIGTPTFGKAVVQAVHRLSDGSGLTVTVAHYYTPSGRDIARKGIHPNLVVAMSRAERQSLPERLADTTPRRDPVYARAVEWLTKTLAGQRTRPTSYQSRTSTVPRPSS; from the coding sequence ATGACCGAACGACACCACCTCGGGCCGTATCTTGGGCTAGCAGGGCTGATAGTTGGCACCATTGCATCAGCGGCACCAGCCCCCCTCGAAAACAACCCCAAGGCCATCCTGGACGAGGCCTGGCAAATCGTTAATACCCACTATGTAGACCCCCAGTTCAACCGGGTCAACTGGCAAAAGGTGCGCCAGGACCTGCTCAGCCGCGAGTACACCAGCAAAGCCCAGGCCTATGCAGCCCTGCGGGCGGCTCTGCAACGGCTGGGGGACCCTTACACCCGCTTTCTCGACCCCCAGGAGTTGCAGGCGTTGACCAACCAAACCGCCGGCGAATTTTCCGGGGTGGGGGTGCGCTTGCGGCTTGACGACGCGCAGGAACCGCCGCGCCTGCAGATTGCCGATGTGCTAGAAAACTCGCCGGCGGCCCAGGCTGGCCTTCAGGCGGGGGATGAACTGATTTCCATCGCCGGTCGGAGTACCCGCGGCATGACTCTGGAGGACGCCAGCCGCCTTCTCCGCGGACCTGCGGGAACGGTGCTGCGCCTGGAAATTCGCCGTCCGGGGGACACTGAAACCCGCTCCCTGCAAATCACCCGCGCCTGGATCGAAACCCCAGTGGTGGACTACACCCTGAAGCGGGAACAGGGACGCGCCATCGGTCTTATCCGGTTGCAAGGGTTCAACGCCCATGCCGCTGAGCAGATGCGCAAGGCGCTCCAGGCGCTGCAACAGCAGGGGGCGCAAGCCTACATCCTAGACCTACGCGGTAATCCGGGCGGGTTGCTCAGCGCCAGCATCGAAATCACCCGCATGTGGCTGTCTCAAGGGCGCATCGTTAGCACCGTCGGGCGCCAGGGGGAACGGGAAGTGTTCCAGGCCAACGGCACCGCCTTCGTCCAGGAACCCCTTGCCGTCCTGGTGGACCACCGCTCCGCCAGCGCCAGTGAGATTCTAGCCGGTGCTCTCCAGGACCACAAGCGCGCTGTTGTCATCGGCACCCCGACCTTTGGCAAGGCTGTGGTGCAGGCCGTTCACCGCTTGAGCGACGGCTCCGGGCTGACCGTGACCGTGGCCCACTACTACACCCCTTCAGGACGGGACATTGCTCGCAAGGGCATCCATCCCAATCTAGTCGTGGCGATGAGCCGTGCTGAGCGGCAATCGCTCCCCGAACGTCTCGCCGACACCACGCCGCGCCGCGACCCCGTTTATGCCCGAGCAGTGGAATGGCTCACGAAAACCTTGGCCGGCCAGCGGACGCGACCCACCAGCTATCAGAGCCGGACCTCCACGGTGCCGCGCCCTAGCAGCTAG
- a CDS encoding response regulator, with translation MNPVPLDNDLLTNLMAEARQGFLEEEAPQYLETLRQGIAAPQWDYDKLMRAAHTLKGGAGTFQMRAVQTLAHHLEDLLELMGQRSLPEGEPLVRRGVEELAWLLDNVDDPQVSADPELLAAIAALVAQAQPAAPSPEEELRAALTGALEDCLQVAEGRLQQGDLSACQELWENCVFLAEELKLPWLAAAVAPLRDQPEMALAQQVIAQIRQERDQYLGLTPAVPAAPTDLPAEPEVLTAGPTQVRLPLQTVEFLANTGGDLLLYLEKLSGQQEQLEATIRHLKELVAGFEPVRDRMDEVYEQLAMPHRATEGSEFDPLEMDRFSALHETLQACQEFVAQVSESAEDLDLVTRSTARELVSLRRNLNQIYSESTKALLNPFHTLTGPFTQKIQRLAQRYGKQVRCHVEGAEVLLDRVLLERLKGPLTHLVNNAFDHGIETPAERLQQGKPATAQITLKARIQGNQALISIRDDGRGVNLARVYQKARERGLTQAPYEELSREELLNFLFIPGFSTSEQVSELSGRGVGLDAVRTEIRQLGGTVEITSEPGQGTEFTLRLPLAVSLLPLLIVRAQGQLLGFLADSVLDILREVPRGWDWTQPLTLPWRDQEIPVYLPEHLLAYNQSLDPPLAQAILVLAGPQDQPLGLVVDELSEVRQRMVKRIEEVFPLPTYLVGAAVLPSGESIPVLLPSQLRRPGAHPPSLPSLVAESPVTKPTILVAEDSVYTRRIISSVLGQAGYDILACRDGQEAWETLLQNTDKVRLVLTDLEMPRLNGWELVQSIREHPATQGLPVVMLTSRTGDRHRQKAAQLGVNGYLGKPCNPRELLTTIGRWVPLPQ, from the coding sequence ATGAATCCCGTACCTTTGGACAACGACCTGTTGACCAACCTGATGGCCGAAGCCCGGCAGGGGTTTCTGGAGGAGGAGGCGCCCCAGTACTTGGAAACCCTGCGCCAGGGCATTGCGGCTCCCCAGTGGGATTACGACAAGCTGATGCGGGCCGCTCACACCCTCAAAGGCGGCGCTGGGACGTTCCAGATGCGAGCGGTCCAGACCTTGGCCCACCACCTGGAGGACTTGCTGGAGTTGATGGGTCAGCGCAGCTTGCCGGAAGGGGAACCCCTGGTGCGGCGAGGGGTGGAGGAACTGGCCTGGCTGTTGGACAATGTCGATGACCCCCAGGTGAGCGCTGACCCGGAACTGCTCGCGGCCATTGCCGCTCTCGTGGCCCAGGCCCAGCCAGCGGCTCCCAGCCCTGAGGAGGAATTGCGCGCGGCCTTAACCGGGGCCTTGGAGGACTGTCTCCAGGTGGCTGAGGGGCGGTTGCAGCAGGGAGACCTGTCCGCCTGTCAAGAGCTCTGGGAGAATTGTGTTTTCCTGGCGGAGGAACTGAAACTGCCCTGGCTGGCGGCAGCAGTTGCCCCCCTGCGCGACCAACCGGAGATGGCCTTGGCCCAGCAGGTGATTGCCCAGATTCGCCAGGAACGGGACCAGTATCTGGGATTGACGCCGGCGGTGCCCGCAGCGCCCACTGACCTGCCCGCTGAACCGGAAGTCTTGACTGCTGGGCCGACCCAGGTGCGTTTGCCCCTGCAGACGGTGGAATTTCTGGCCAACACCGGCGGCGACCTCCTGCTGTACCTAGAAAAACTGAGCGGCCAACAAGAGCAGTTGGAGGCCACGATCCGCCACCTCAAGGAACTAGTGGCCGGGTTTGAACCAGTGCGGGACCGAATGGACGAGGTGTATGAACAGTTGGCGATGCCGCACCGGGCCACCGAAGGCAGCGAGTTTGACCCCTTGGAGATGGACCGCTTTAGCGCCCTGCATGAAACGCTCCAGGCGTGCCAGGAGTTTGTGGCCCAGGTGAGTGAAAGCGCCGAGGACTTGGACCTGGTCACCCGCAGCACCGCCCGGGAACTCGTGAGCTTACGCCGCAACCTCAACCAAATCTACAGCGAATCCACCAAGGCCCTTCTCAATCCTTTTCACACCTTGACCGGCCCCTTTACCCAAAAGATCCAGCGTCTGGCCCAGCGCTACGGCAAACAGGTGCGGTGTCATGTGGAGGGGGCGGAGGTGTTGTTGGACCGGGTGTTGCTGGAGCGACTCAAAGGCCCCCTGACCCATTTGGTAAACAATGCCTTTGACCACGGGATCGAAACGCCCGCCGAACGTCTCCAGCAGGGCAAACCGGCGACCGCCCAGATCACCCTCAAGGCGCGCATCCAGGGCAACCAGGCGCTGATTAGCATCCGAGACGACGGGCGGGGCGTGAACCTGGCGCGGGTGTACCAGAAGGCGCGGGAGCGGGGATTGACCCAGGCCCCCTACGAGGAACTCAGCCGGGAGGAGCTGCTGAACTTCCTGTTTATCCCCGGCTTTTCCACCAGCGAGCAGGTGTCGGAACTCTCGGGTCGGGGGGTGGGCCTGGATGCCGTGCGCACAGAGATCCGCCAGTTAGGGGGCACGGTGGAGATTACCTCTGAGCCGGGCCAGGGGACCGAATTCACCCTGCGATTGCCGCTGGCGGTGAGCTTGCTGCCGCTGTTGATTGTACGAGCGCAGGGGCAGCTCTTGGGTTTCCTGGCCGACAGCGTGCTAGACATCCTGCGGGAAGTGCCCCGCGGGTGGGACTGGACCCAGCCGCTGACTTTGCCCTGGCGCGACCAGGAAATACCCGTTTATCTGCCCGAGCACCTATTGGCCTACAACCAATCCCTCGACCCCCCCTTGGCCCAGGCGATTCTGGTGCTGGCCGGCCCCCAGGACCAGCCCTTGGGGCTGGTGGTGGACGAACTGAGCGAGGTGCGCCAGCGGATGGTGAAGCGGATCGAGGAGGTGTTTCCCCTGCCTACCTACTTGGTGGGTGCGGCGGTGTTGCCCTCAGGCGAGTCCATTCCCGTGCTTTTGCCGAGTCAACTGCGGCGTCCTGGTGCCCATCCTCCGTCCTTGCCCTCGCTGGTGGCTGAATCCCCAGTCACTAAGCCGACCATCCTGGTGGCGGAAGATTCGGTCTATACGCGCCGGATCATTAGCAGCGTATTGGGCCAAGCCGGCTACGATATCCTGGCCTGTCGCGATGGGCAAGAGGCCTGGGAAACCCTGCTGCAAAACACGGACAAGGTACGGCTGGTGCTGACGGACCTGGAGATGCCCCGGCTCAACGGCTGGGAGCTGGTGCAGAGCATTCGGGAACATCCTGCTACGCAGGGATTGCCGGTAGTGATGCTGACGTCGCGCACTGGCGACCGGCACCGGCAAAAGGCGGCCCAACTGGGGGTCAATGGCTATCTGGGGAAACCCTGCAATCCCCGGGAGCTGTTGACGACGATTGGGCGGTGGGTCCCCCTGCCTCAATGA
- the psb28 gene encoding photosystem II reaction center protein Psb28 — translation MAAIQFIRGLDEETVPEVYLTRSRDGTNGTARFRFEQPRVLERSEANLGEITGMYLVDEEGELVTREVSAKFRNGKPHAIEARYIMRSPEEWDRFMRFMERYARQMGLEFSPA, via the coding sequence ATGGCGGCGATTCAATTTATCCGGGGTTTGGATGAGGAAACTGTACCCGAGGTCTATCTCACCCGCTCGCGGGATGGCACCAATGGAACGGCCCGCTTTCGCTTTGAACAACCCAGGGTTTTGGAGCGCTCGGAGGCCAATCTCGGGGAAATCACCGGCATGTACCTGGTGGATGAGGAGGGGGAACTGGTCACCCGCGAGGTGAGCGCCAAGTTCCGCAATGGCAAACCCCATGCCATCGAGGCGCGGTACATCATGCGCTCGCCCGAAGAGTGGGACCGGTTTATGCGGTTTATGGAACGCTACGCCCGACAAATGGGGCTGGAATTTAGCCCAGCCTAG
- a CDS encoding methyl-accepting chemotaxis protein — MDSSHVPTTPEWPTDNPPDEVPATLEQAETTPDPLLQLYLQGQEAWERGEVEEARRLWQQVVAQDPQGSYGAAAQAALQALPPPLVAEPLPVPAPSFSLQRWWQRLPFRRKLAAILLVWTTVPVVVLTQIQVQSVRQTVRDKFEAGLRQGVTTLNEEYVQWLVSECQAQAQTVAQLLQRNPQLITQPNPLVQTLLTEGLATNEPAYPEMTKNLRLILDAQGQVRQQHVVVAQPDQQEMGLLEPDAALPPYRTQRVTLPADTNLGTLPWVQQALTTGELVAGLTLLASQAERRKLGIDVQARGVGLLAVAVQPVTRQGKVLGAVVVGGLLNRNHWLVDHAQRVYGWPLIGVYARDIQVTTNFPNPGDPTRRALGKLAPAAVAEALLQRGQDQQFTTLKLAGPGGRQKEYLLLFAALRDFNDQPVGLLAVGRPLQELERLLWDRTSAAYGLGLLTLLLAWGLGWWAATVLAEPVRRLSRYAKVLAQGQYQERLSLPSQDEFALLAREMSQMAAAIETQVATLQRQQQEAQAARTQLETDVIQLLTDIEGAQQGDLTVRAQAQSGPVAAIADAFNVTLASLRTLVGNVRATADRVATLAGRSEAAVVDLAQAAQSQELELTQALALAAENAQAIQAIAQSAAEAAVTAQSSLEAAQEGQQAMDATAQLYDQIREAVGKTSKKVKHLVGSSQEISQVLAIIQEISVQTNLLSFNASLEADRAGEHGQGFRLIADEIGQLANLVRKETARIEALVRNIQRDTADVSHAMESSTGAVVQGALLVQKTQQVLQRLAALSAQIAAYQDAIAQQTRNHSHVSSQVQTAMENVAAIAATTSGAAQEVAAALQELGEEVQQLQRFVQQFRL, encoded by the coding sequence ATGGATTCATCCCACGTGCCGACGACGCCCGAATGGCCCACGGATAACCCACCGGATGAGGTGCCCGCAACCCTTGAGCAGGCGGAAACAACGCCGGACCCTCTCCTGCAGCTCTACTTGCAGGGGCAGGAGGCCTGGGAACGGGGCGAGGTGGAGGAGGCGCGGCGGCTCTGGCAGCAGGTCGTTGCGCAGGACCCCCAGGGAAGTTATGGCGCAGCGGCCCAGGCGGCGCTCCAGGCGTTGCCTCCGCCCCTGGTGGCGGAACCTCTGCCGGTTCCCGCACCGAGTTTTTCGCTCCAACGCTGGTGGCAACGCCTACCGTTTCGCCGGAAATTGGCGGCGATACTCCTGGTCTGGACGACAGTGCCGGTGGTGGTTTTGACGCAAATCCAGGTGCAGTCGGTGCGGCAGACCGTGCGGGACAAGTTCGAAGCTGGCCTGCGGCAAGGGGTGACCACCCTGAATGAGGAGTATGTACAGTGGCTGGTGTCGGAGTGCCAGGCCCAGGCGCAAACGGTGGCCCAACTGCTGCAGCGCAATCCCCAGTTGATCACGCAGCCCAATCCCCTGGTGCAGACGCTGTTGACGGAGGGACTGGCAACCAACGAGCCAGCTTATCCGGAGATGACGAAGAACCTGCGGTTGATCCTAGACGCTCAGGGGCAAGTGCGCCAGCAGCACGTGGTGGTGGCCCAGCCGGACCAGCAGGAGATGGGATTGTTGGAACCGGACGCGGCCCTGCCGCCCTATCGCACCCAGCGGGTCACCTTGCCAGCTGACACTAACCTGGGAACACTCCCTTGGGTCCAGCAGGCGCTGACAACGGGCGAGCTGGTGGCGGGTTTGACGCTACTGGCTTCCCAGGCGGAGCGGAGGAAGCTGGGGATTGACGTCCAAGCGCGAGGCGTTGGATTGCTAGCGGTGGCGGTGCAGCCGGTCACGCGCCAGGGGAAGGTGCTGGGGGCGGTGGTGGTGGGCGGCCTGCTCAACCGTAACCACTGGCTGGTGGACCATGCCCAGCGTGTATATGGTTGGCCCCTGATTGGGGTCTACGCCCGCGATATTCAGGTGACAACCAATTTTCCCAATCCTGGAGACCCTACGCGGCGGGCGCTAGGGAAGTTGGCGCCGGCTGCGGTGGCCGAAGCCCTGTTGCAGCGGGGGCAGGACCAGCAATTTACCACCTTGAAGCTGGCCGGTCCAGGAGGACGGCAAAAAGAATACCTGTTGCTGTTTGCGGCGTTGCGGGACTTCAACGACCAACCGGTGGGGTTACTGGCGGTGGGACGGCCACTGCAGGAACTCGAGCGACTGCTGTGGGACCGCACCAGCGCAGCCTACGGGTTGGGGTTGTTGACCCTGCTGTTGGCCTGGGGGTTGGGCTGGTGGGCGGCCACGGTGCTGGCCGAACCGGTTCGTCGGCTGAGTCGCTATGCCAAGGTGCTGGCGCAAGGGCAGTACCAGGAGCGGCTGAGTTTGCCCAGTCAGGATGAATTTGCTCTGCTGGCGCGGGAGATGAGCCAGATGGCGGCGGCCATTGAGACCCAAGTGGCAACCCTGCAACGGCAACAGCAGGAGGCCCAAGCGGCCCGTACCCAGCTCGAGACCGATGTGATTCAACTGCTGACGGACATCGAGGGTGCCCAGCAGGGGGATTTAACGGTGCGGGCGCAGGCCCAAAGCGGACCAGTTGCGGCGATTGCCGATGCTTTTAACGTCACCCTGGCCAGCCTGCGGACCCTGGTGGGGAATGTGCGGGCGACGGCAGACCGCGTGGCAACCTTAGCAGGTCGTTCCGAAGCGGCGGTGGTGGACCTGGCCCAGGCGGCCCAATCTCAGGAACTGGAACTCACCCAAGCCCTGGCGCTGGCGGCGGAAAACGCCCAGGCGATTCAGGCTATTGCCCAAAGCGCTGCCGAAGCAGCGGTTACGGCCCAGTCCTCGCTGGAGGCGGCCCAGGAGGGACAACAGGCGATGGATGCCACCGCCCAACTGTACGACCAGATTCGGGAGGCGGTGGGGAAGACCTCGAAAAAGGTGAAACACTTGGTGGGATCCAGCCAGGAAATCAGCCAGGTCTTGGCCATCATTCAAGAAATCAGCGTCCAGACCAACCTGCTGTCGTTCAACGCCTCCCTGGAGGCGGACCGAGCGGGGGAACACGGCCAGGGCTTCCGGTTGATTGCCGACGAGATTGGCCAACTGGCCAACCTGGTGCGCAAGGAAACCGCCCGCATCGAGGCGCTGGTGCGCAACATCCAACGGGACACCGCCGACGTGTCCCACGCCATGGAAAGCAGCACGGGTGCAGTGGTGCAGGGGGCGTTGCTAGTGCAGAAAACGCAACAGGTATTGCAGCGGCTGGCGGCTCTCTCAGCCCAAATAGCCGCCTACCAGGACGCGATTGCCCAGCAGACCCGTAACCACTCCCACGTGTCCAGCCAGGTGCAGACGGCCATGGAAAACGTCGCAGCCATTGCAGCGACCACTTCTGGCGCAGCGCAAGAGGTGGCAGCGGCGCTTCAAGAACTAGGGGAAGAAGTCCAACAATTACAACGGTTTGTGCAACAATTCCGCCTGTAG
- a CDS encoding glycosyltransferase, translating to MFSGRRLGRWLWLLGLGWMGALTPWLREWLAPPVGDPLLLWVSVGLPVALCWWLTRASPRPSRWSRFWVLAIFLVLAGRYLLWRVLATLRWESPGLALFSLAVLGLEVLGSAGGWIQLVLMVQTRDRRPEADLYSLAVMEGRYRPSVDILIPTYNEPAFILKRTILGCQALDYEPKTIYLLDDTRRPEIRALAQALGCEYITRPDNRHAKAGNLNHALALTRGELIAVFDADFVPTRNFLTRTVGFFQNPRVALVQTPQTFYNPDPIAYNLGLTAVLTPEEEVFYRQVEPMRDGVQGVTCSGTSFVVRRAPLEAIGGFVTDSLCEDYFTGIRLSALGYEVVYLAEKLSAGLAAETIAAHIQQRLRWARGTVQGLFLDCNPLTIPGLNWQQRLAHLEGLLHWFSCWARLGFLLLPLPVMLGNVLPLQATAVEVVYYFLPYYLAQFIVWPWLNGRSRAAVVSDLYALVTCWPVSRTVLATLLRPFGPGFRVTPKGLSYDRPVVHWPLLAPLLLCWGLNVAGLVWVITTQGWRWLWLWSGYNLLMLSLACLALVDAPRPSPYPWFALRQLVRFQQGTTTAWGVSEYLSETGACVGLTQGRLLAGPTTVDLPEVGLTLTAHLEPLDNGRVHLTWTDLTLDQERQLIPLLFCRPGQWLEMQVPGEWQSLGWLLRALVRGIGRGHRPQSLGRYGDVAPAGNHSGDIGFPASPTPFEKNAGRIAHNSDNES from the coding sequence ATGTTCTCGGGACGACGGTTGGGCCGATGGCTCTGGCTTCTTGGTCTGGGCTGGATGGGCGCCCTCACGCCTTGGTTACGAGAATGGCTGGCGCCACCGGTGGGCGATCCGCTGCTTTTGTGGGTGAGCGTTGGGCTACCAGTGGCCCTGTGCTGGTGGCTTACCCGTGCCTCTCCGCGACCGAGCCGATGGTCCCGCTTTTGGGTACTGGCGATTTTTCTCGTGCTCGCAGGACGGTATCTGCTCTGGCGGGTGCTGGCGACCCTGCGCTGGGAATCGCCAGGATTGGCCCTGTTTTCCCTGGCCGTCTTGGGCCTGGAGGTGCTGGGGTCGGCTGGGGGATGGATACAGTTGGTATTGATGGTGCAAACGCGCGACCGACGACCCGAAGCGGATCTCTACAGTCTCGCCGTGATGGAGGGTCGCTACCGGCCCTCGGTGGACATTCTCATCCCCACCTACAACGAACCCGCCTTTATCCTGAAGCGCACTATTCTAGGGTGCCAGGCTCTGGATTACGAACCCAAGACCATTTACCTGCTGGACGACACCCGTCGCCCAGAGATTCGGGCGTTAGCCCAGGCGTTGGGTTGCGAGTACATCACCCGTCCCGATAACCGCCACGCCAAGGCCGGGAATTTGAACCACGCCCTGGCGTTGACGCGGGGGGAATTGATTGCCGTGTTTGATGCAGACTTTGTCCCCACCCGCAATTTCCTGACCCGCACGGTGGGCTTTTTCCAGAACCCGCGGGTCGCCCTGGTACAGACGCCCCAAACCTTCTACAACCCGGACCCGATTGCCTACAACCTGGGCCTGACGGCGGTGCTGACGCCGGAGGAGGAGGTCTTCTACCGCCAGGTCGAGCCGATGCGGGACGGCGTGCAGGGGGTGACCTGCTCCGGCACCTCGTTTGTTGTGCGGCGCGCGCCCTTGGAGGCCATCGGCGGGTTTGTCACCGACTCCCTGTGCGAAGACTATTTCACGGGCATCCGGCTCTCGGCCCTGGGCTATGAGGTGGTCTATCTGGCGGAAAAGCTGAGTGCTGGACTGGCGGCGGAAACGATAGCAGCCCATATCCAGCAGCGGTTGCGCTGGGCGCGGGGGACGGTGCAGGGGCTATTTCTGGATTGCAATCCCTTGACGATTCCAGGGTTGAACTGGCAGCAACGGCTGGCCCACCTGGAGGGGTTGCTGCACTGGTTCAGTTGCTGGGCGCGCCTGGGGTTTCTGCTGCTGCCACTGCCGGTGATGCTGGGGAATGTACTGCCCCTGCAAGCAACGGCGGTGGAGGTGGTCTATTACTTCCTGCCCTATTACCTAGCCCAATTCATCGTCTGGCCCTGGCTGAACGGTCGGAGCCGGGCTGCAGTGGTGTCCGACCTGTACGCCCTGGTGACCTGCTGGCCTGTGAGCCGAACGGTGCTGGCGACGCTATTGCGCCCTTTTGGTCCGGGCTTCCGCGTGACCCCCAAGGGTCTGAGTTATGACCGGCCTGTAGTGCATTGGCCCCTGCTTGCGCCGCTGCTGCTGTGCTGGGGCTTGAATGTCGCCGGTTTGGTCTGGGTGATAACCACTCAGGGCTGGCGGTGGCTTTGGCTGTGGAGTGGGTACAACCTGCTGATGTTGAGCTTGGCCTGTCTGGCCCTGGTGGACGCGCCCCGACCTTCCCCCTACCCCTGGTTTGCCCTGCGGCAACTAGTGCGATTCCAGCAAGGAACGACCACCGCCTGGGGCGTCAGCGAGTACCTGTCCGAGACGGGCGCCTGCGTGGGACTAACCCAAGGCCGCCTCCTGGCTGGCCCGACCACCGTTGACTTGCCGGAGGTGGGTCTCACCCTCACCGCCCACTTGGAACCCCTGGATAACGGACGCGTCCACTTGACCTGGACCGACCTGACCCTAGACCAGGAACGTCAGCTCATTCCCCTGCTTTTTTGCCGACCAGGTCAATGGCTCGAAATGCAAGTGCCGGGCGAATGGCAGTCGCTGGGTTGGTTGCTGCGGGCTTTGGTTAGGGGTATAGGCCGGGGGCATAGGCCTCAATCACTTGGCCGCTATGGGGATGTTGCACCAGCAGGTAATCACAGTGGGGACATTGGGTTTCCAGCCAGCCCGACTCCCTTTGAAAAAAACGCTGGGCGTATTGCCCACAATTCGGACAACGAATCATAG
- a CDS encoding chemotaxis protein CheW gives MSVEAPPEKYVVVRLSDTVRLGLPQLVVREALDMTGVVVSPMPGAPPVFRGVTNLRGSFLWVLDTAAWLRQLEPALPLPQTPGREGLVVTVGQRTLVMTIQGRDGFLPVTPAQIQPLPRLRHKHLFPGMTRWEGHPVALVDPTAWFQMLHQFAAR, from the coding sequence ATGTCCGTTGAAGCGCCGCCGGAAAAGTACGTCGTCGTGCGGTTGAGTGACACTGTGCGTTTGGGACTGCCGCAACTGGTGGTGCGGGAGGCGCTGGACATGACCGGTGTGGTAGTGTCGCCCATGCCGGGGGCGCCGCCGGTATTTCGCGGTGTGACCAATCTGCGGGGGAGTTTTCTCTGGGTGTTGGACACGGCGGCTTGGTTGCGCCAGTTAGAGCCGGCCTTGCCCTTGCCCCAGACGCCGGGCCGGGAGGGCTTGGTGGTAACGGTTGGCCAGCGGACCCTGGTGATGACCATCCAAGGCCGGGACGGGTTTTTGCCGGTGACACCGGCGCAGATTCAGCCGTTGCCCCGCTTGCGCCACAAGCATTTGTTTCCCGGCATGACCCGCTGGGAGGGACACCCAGTGGCCCTAGTAGACCCCACCGCCTGGTTTCAGATGTTGCACCAGTTCGCTGCGAGGTAG